The Nitrospiraceae bacterium genome segment AGAAGCAGGGAAAGAGGGTTGCTCATATATATGGGCATTCATAATTTGCGCATCATCGCCCTTATAAGGCATTTCGCCTGTCAGCATTTCGTATAAAGTAATTCCCAAAGCATAAATATCGGTTCGCGGGTCTTTAGGATTAGCTCCGCTTTTAAATTGATCAGGCGCAAGATATTGGATTGTTCCAAGACGGGTATTAGCCACCCCGAAATCGCTGATTTTAATATGCCCGTCGTTTCCGAGAAGAATATTTGACGGTTTTATGTCATGATGCACGATTTTATTTTTGTGGATAATTGAAAGGCCTGTGCATATTTCGATCGCATATTCTACAGCTTTTTCTATCGGCAACTTCCCTTCCGCTTTAAGAAGATTCCATAAGCTGCCTAAAGGACAATATTCCATTACAAGAAAAAAATTGTTTTCTGAAGGGATAGCCTGATTAATCTTTATTACTTTCTCACAATCAAGCTTTGCAAGAGTTTGCATTTCCTTGATAAAACTTTCAATCTGCTCTTGCTTAACCTCAATCAACTCCTTAATTGCAACTTCACGTTCAAGAATAGTGTCGTATGCCTTCCAAACACGACCAAAACCGCCCCTGCTTAGCGCTTGGTCTATGCGGTACTTATTTTCTAAAATATCGCCGGGGTTAAGCATTTAAAGTTTATCCTAAACAATTGCACTGCAAGCCATTTATCGTCATGTCAAGGCTTTTCCAAATTTTAATGTCCTCTTTGCAGAGAGCAACTTTTACTTTCCTGTCATGTTTCTTTATGGTGTCGACAATTACTTTAAACATCGCCAAGCGGTGTTCGTCAGGGTATCTGAGCTTAGTTCCTTCGCTAATCAGTCCGGAGTTAATCTTTAAAAGTGGAGACTCTGGAAAACGGGAACTGATATGAGAGGCAAGTCCTTTCGATGGACGATATTCCCCTATAGTAATTCGTTCGGGTTTGACATAAGAGAATATCTTTTCTACAAGATTAATGTAATCCTTTTTCCATGTTGAATAAAGAATAACCGGGTCTATTCTTAAGCGTATCTCGTATCCTGCCTGCTGCAACTTCCCTGCCGCTTTTAACCTTTCTTCAGGGGAAGCGGTTCTATGTTCAAGCTGCTGGTAAACCATATTTGTATTGACGCTAAATGACATAATTGACTTGTTTTTGTGGTCCAAGTCAAGAAGAGAATCTATACGGTCGCTCTTTGTCAGGAAAAGCAGCCTTGTTTTTTGAGTTTCTTCTGCAACAAAGGAGATAAGCTCTTCAGCAAAGCCCGTGACATTTTCAACTGCCAGTGGATCGCACAATTCACCAAGGTTCAAGACCCGCAAGACATCAGGGATCTTCGATTTGTCAAAGCTTACTATTTCTTTAAACATCTTGTCATAGTTTACAAAGTGAGTTGAAATCGGCATATTGCGGAAAGTGAGATAAAGATAGCAGTACTCACACCAGAAATTGCAGTTGTTATAAGTTGTTAATTTGTAAAATTTCGAGCACCTGCCGATTGGATGCTGAAATTGTTCGATGAATGAGCTTGTGCGGTTTCTCAAAAGCAGCACTCCCCTCTCAGCCTGTAGCTTCTTCAACCCTTTATCCCCGTTTAAAGAAGGAGCGGTATCAAACCATTTCAATGATAAGCCTGATCGTTTAGCAATCTTCTTGGCACGCAATTCATCACAGTGTCCGCGAACTGCCCATAGTTCAGAAACAAGAGATTGCTTTAGGAAATCGTGTCCATAGCTCACCGCTTTTTCTTTTATTTCCATCTTAATGCTTTGATTATCTGTTTTATAAGAGACATGCTTTGACATTACTTCATTCCTTTATATTTTTTGAAAATATCCCTTGCTATGTCGTTTGCAGCATTTTTTTGTGACGCAAAACAAAGATAATAGAGAGGGCCATTTTTCCCATTTGTCATTAAAATAGGTTCAGGGACATATTGGAAACCGACTTTTTTGAGTCGTCTGCAAAACTCTTTTGCCAGTGCCTGATAATCCT includes the following:
- a CDS encoding serine/threonine protein kinase, giving the protein MLNPGDILENKYRIDQALSRGGFGRVWKAYDTILEREVAIKELIEVKQEQIESFIKEMQTLAKLDCEKVIKINQAIPSENNFFLVMEYCPLGSLWNLLKAEGKLPIEKAVEYAIEICTGLSIIHKNKIVHHDIKPSNILLGNDGHIKISDFGVANTRLGTIQYLAPDQFKSGANPKDPRTDIYALGITLYEMLTGEMPYKGDDAQIMNAHIYEQPSFPASVPDWMCNIILKAIAKQPDLRFQTAEEFKKALETKKAPSILKPEMLTASMWNAEAEKQMKKRQWRKAMTYLGES